TGCCCTGGATCAGCACCAGCATCTCGGTCTGGTCCGACACGCCGACCAGCATGGTCGCCTGGCCTTGACTGCGGCGATCCGCGGTGTTGGCCAGCACGGCCGGAAAACCGCTCACCACCGTCGGCTCGAAGTAGCCGTCCTTGTAGTAGCCGGACGCTTTCTGCCGATAGGCGTTCGTCAGGCCGTTCTTCACGGTGGTCAGAAACGTCGCGCTGACGGCCGTGTACCCGTCGCTGAACCGCCACCCGCAACCGACGCCGCTGGACTTCGAATCAGCCTTGGGCTGGCTCAACTGCAGCGCGGACAGCTGCGCCGACGTCAGCATGCTGCACGGATCCGCAAGGTATTTGTCCACGTTCACCGGAGCCGGAACCTTCGGCGCCTCCGCAGTCTCGCCCCCCCCGGAGAGGAGGGCGAACCGCTTTGGCTGGTGCCGGAAGGCGTCGGGTTTGCCCTCCCTTGGGTCGGCTCGGAGCACCCGCCGGCCGCGACAGCCACCACGCCTGCGATACCGGCCAGAACAATACGAAATCGAGAGAAAGTCACAGATATCCTATTGGTAAATTCCGCCAGGAGCGGAGTTGCCGGGATTCACTTTGCCAAGAGCGTCCGCGACCTCGGCATCATGCTGCGTATAGGTTCCGGTGGCTTTTTTCAGCGCGTTGATGTACGCATAAGCCTGACGCTGCATCGACACGTTGTGGTCGATACAGCGCTGCAACGATGCCTGCACAAGTCGCGCCTGCTCAACGGCAGGCGGGTCAGGCGAGGGCGGCTGCGCGGAAGCCAACGCCATTTCCTG
The nucleotide sequence above comes from Amycolatopsis sp. AA4. Encoded proteins:
- a CDS encoding DUF3558 family protein, with the protein product MLRADPREGKPDAFRHQPKRFALLSGGGETAEAPKVPAPVNVDKYLADPCSMLTSAQLSALQLSQPKADSKSSGVGCGWRFSDGYTAVSATFLTTVKNGLTNAYRQKASGYYKDGYFEPTVVSGFPAVLANTADRRSQGQATMLVGVSDQTEMLVLIQGTPGSNATTAATNVTKAVLSTMQGGQ